A single Diceros bicornis minor isolate mBicDic1 chromosome 7, mDicBic1.mat.cur, whole genome shotgun sequence DNA region contains:
- the LIPT2 gene encoding putative lipoyltransferase 2, mitochondrial, whose amino-acid sequence MRQPAVRLVRLSRVPYAELLALQERWLRRLQAEPGTEGLSGTEAGALLLCEPAGPVYTAGLRGGLTPEEAARLRALGAEVRATGRGGLATFHGPGQLLCHPVLDLRRLGLRLRTHVAALEACAVRLCELQGLPGACARPPPYTGVWLGERKICAIGVRCGRHITSHGLALNCSTDLSWFEHIVPCGLVGTGVTSLSQELQRHVTVDEVIPLFFEAFKETYKCTLI is encoded by the exons ATGCGGCAACCGGCGGTTCGGCTGGTGCGGCTGAGTCGGGTGCCGTACGCCGAGCTGCTGGCGCTGCAGGAGCGCTGGTTGCGGCGGCTGCAGGCCGAGCCAGGCACGGAGGGCTTGTCGGGGACTGAGGCGGGCGCCCTCCTGCTCTGCGAGCCCGCGGGGCCCGTGTACACAGCCGGGCTGCGCGGCGGCCTGACGCCCGAGGAGGCGGCGCGGCTGCGGGCCTTGGGTGCCGAGGTGCGCGCCACAGGCCGCGGCGGCCTGGCCACCTTCCACGGCCCGGGCCAGCTCCTCTGCCACCCGGTGCTCGACCTGCGACGCCTCGGCCTGCGCTTGCGCACCCACGTGGCGGCGCTGGAAGCGTGCGCTGTGCGCCTGTGCGAGCTCCAGGGCCTGCCGGGCGCCTGCGCGCGGCCCCCACCCTACACCGGCGTCTGGCTGGGAGAGCGCAAGATCTGCGCGATCG GAGTCCGCTGTGGAAGGCACATCACGTCCCACGGCCTGGCTCTGAACTGTTCTACGGACCTCTCGTGGTTTGAGCACATTGTGCCCTGCGGGCTGGTTGGGACAGGCGTTACTTCCTTGAGTCAGGAGCTCCAGAGGCACGTCACTGTGGATGAAGTAATACCACTTTTCTTTGAGGCCTTTAAGGAGACCTACAAGTGCACGCTGATCTGA